A portion of the Microbacterium sufflavum genome contains these proteins:
- a CDS encoding pyridoxine/pyridoxamine 5'-phosphate oxidase, with amino-acid sequence MSTPAPNHPSDMRAWLRSRPALTGRGRPVDVAALPAEPLPLFLSWIRLAADQGVPEPHAATLATVDRDGMPDARTLLLKDADARGWAFAGPRSSGKGVQLAVHAVAALNFWWQPLARAVRLRGPVREATPAESAADLAARSPAARDGVAAGDWGLWRLQPSRVEFWQGATDRRHTRIVYEVAPGGWGRHVSGTTGT; translated from the coding sequence ATGAGCACGCCCGCGCCGAACCATCCGTCCGACATGCGCGCATGGCTGCGGAGCCGGCCGGCGCTCACCGGTCGCGGGCGACCGGTCGACGTCGCCGCGCTCCCGGCGGAGCCCCTGCCGCTGTTCCTCTCGTGGATCCGGCTCGCTGCCGATCAGGGGGTGCCGGAGCCGCACGCCGCCACCCTGGCGACGGTCGATCGCGACGGCATGCCGGATGCGCGCACGCTCCTCCTCAAGGATGCGGACGCCCGCGGATGGGCGTTCGCGGGGCCTCGTTCGTCGGGCAAGGGCGTCCAGCTCGCCGTGCACGCCGTGGCGGCACTGAACTTCTGGTGGCAGCCGCTCGCCCGGGCGGTGCGGCTCCGCGGGCCGGTGCGGGAGGCGACGCCCGCGGAGAGCGCGGCCGACCTGGCCGCACGGTCTCCGGCCGCGCGGGACGGGGTCGCCGCCGGGGACTGGGGGCTGTGGCGCCTGCAGCCCTCGCGGGTGGAGTTCTGGCAGGGGGCGACCGATCGACGGCACACTCGGATCGTGTACGAGGTGGCACCGGGCGGCTGGGGACGGCACGTGAGCGGTACGACCGGCACCTGA
- the serB gene encoding phosphoserine phosphatase SerB: MTSARFLVVLDADSTLIRNEVIELLADEAGRRAEVQAATEAAMRGEIDFASSLRSRVAALEGVPVSAFERVRARIEPTPGVRELTAAVHARGGVVGVVSGGFHEILDHIAPELGVDRWRANRLEVADGVLSGRVDGDIVDGQAKASWLQTWADELRVPRRATIAIGDGANDLPMMAVAGLGLAFNAKPAVREAASLVVATQDLAEVIPLLP; encoded by the coding sequence GTGACCTCCGCGCGCTTCCTCGTCGTCCTCGATGCCGATTCCACGCTCATCCGCAACGAGGTGATCGAGCTCCTCGCCGACGAGGCCGGTCGCCGCGCGGAGGTGCAGGCCGCCACCGAGGCCGCGATGCGGGGCGAGATCGACTTCGCATCCAGCCTCCGCTCCCGCGTCGCCGCACTGGAGGGGGTGCCGGTGTCGGCGTTCGAGCGCGTCCGCGCCCGCATCGAGCCGACCCCGGGCGTCCGCGAGCTCACCGCCGCCGTGCACGCGCGCGGTGGCGTGGTGGGCGTCGTGTCCGGCGGGTTCCACGAGATCCTCGACCACATCGCTCCCGAGCTCGGCGTCGACCGGTGGCGCGCCAACCGGCTCGAGGTCGCGGACGGCGTGCTGTCCGGTCGCGTCGACGGCGACATCGTCGATGGGCAGGCCAAGGCGTCCTGGCTGCAGACCTGGGCGGATGAGCTCCGGGTCCCGCGGCGAGCCACCATCGCCATCGGTGACGGGGCGAACGATCTGCCCATGATGGCCGTCGCCGGACTCGGACTCGCGTTTAACGCGAAGCCGGCCGTCCGGGAGGCCGCGAGCCTCGTCGTCGCCACGCAGGATCTCGCCGAGGTCATCCCTCTCCTGCCGTGA
- a CDS encoding ABC-F family ATP-binding cassette domain-containing protein → MLAVHDLEIRVGARLLMENVSFRVGDGDKIGLVGRNGAGKTTLTKVLAGDVLPSGGSVTRSGELGYLPQDPRSGNPEDLARTRILDARGLGQLNLGMTEASLAMGSDDPAVAAKAMKRYATLTERFEAQGGYAAEAEAASIAHNLSLPDRILDQPLSTLSGGQRRRIELARILFSDADTMILDEPTNHLDADSVVWLREFLKNYKGGLIVISHDVELVGETVNRVFYLDANRQVIDIYNMNWKNYLRQRAADEERRKKERANAEKKATTLQQQAARFGAKASKAAAAHQMIARAEKLLAGLDEVRQEDRVAKLRFPKPAPCGKTPLMASGLSKSYGSLEIFTDVDLAIDRGSKVVVLGLNGAGKTTLLRMLAGVDQPDTGQLEPGHGLKVGYYAQEHENLDVSRSVLENMVSAAPHITETEARKVLGSFLFTGDDVLKPAGVLSGGEKTRLSLATLVVSSANLLLLDEPTNNLDPASREEILGALAHYEGAVVLVSHDPGAVQSLNPERVLILPDGVEDIWNQEYQELIELA, encoded by the coding sequence GTGCTTGCCGTGCACGACCTCGAGATCCGCGTTGGCGCGCGCCTGCTGATGGAGAACGTGTCGTTCCGCGTGGGCGACGGAGACAAGATCGGACTGGTCGGGCGCAACGGCGCCGGCAAGACCACGCTCACCAAGGTGCTCGCGGGGGATGTGCTGCCCTCCGGAGGCTCGGTCACCCGATCGGGTGAGCTCGGCTACCTGCCGCAGGACCCGCGTTCCGGGAACCCCGAAGACCTCGCGCGCACGCGCATCCTCGACGCGCGCGGCCTCGGTCAGCTGAACCTCGGCATGACGGAGGCGTCGCTCGCGATGGGCTCGGACGACCCGGCGGTCGCGGCGAAGGCCATGAAGCGCTACGCCACGCTCACGGAGCGGTTCGAGGCGCAGGGCGGGTACGCCGCGGAGGCGGAGGCCGCGTCGATCGCGCACAACCTCTCGCTGCCGGACCGCATCCTCGACCAGCCGCTCTCGACGCTGTCGGGCGGTCAGCGTCGGCGCATCGAGCTGGCGCGCATCCTGTTCTCCGACGCCGACACGATGATCCTCGACGAGCCGACCAACCACCTCGACGCCGACAGCGTCGTGTGGCTTCGTGAGTTCCTGAAGAACTACAAGGGCGGCCTGATCGTCATCAGCCACGACGTCGAGCTCGTGGGGGAGACCGTGAACCGCGTGTTCTATCTCGACGCGAACCGCCAGGTCATCGACATCTACAACATGAACTGGAAGAACTACCTGCGCCAGCGCGCCGCCGACGAGGAGCGCCGGAAGAAGGAGCGCGCGAACGCGGAGAAGAAGGCGACGACGCTGCAGCAGCAGGCCGCGCGCTTCGGCGCCAAGGCGTCGAAGGCCGCGGCCGCGCACCAGATGATCGCGCGCGCCGAGAAGCTGCTCGCCGGACTCGACGAGGTGCGGCAGGAGGACCGGGTCGCGAAGCTGCGGTTCCCGAAGCCTGCCCCCTGCGGCAAGACCCCGCTCATGGCGTCCGGGCTGTCGAAGTCCTACGGCTCGCTGGAGATCTTCACCGATGTCGACCTCGCGATCGACCGCGGCTCGAAGGTGGTCGTCCTCGGACTCAACGGCGCAGGGAAGACGACGCTGCTGCGGATGCTCGCCGGGGTCGACCAGCCCGACACGGGCCAGCTCGAGCCGGGGCACGGCCTCAAGGTGGGCTATTACGCGCAGGAGCACGAGAACCTCGACGTCTCCCGCTCGGTGCTGGAGAACATGGTCTCCGCCGCTCCGCACATCACCGAGACGGAGGCGCGCAAGGTGCTCGGCTCGTTCCTGTTCACCGGCGACGATGTCCTGAAGCCCGCCGGGGTGCTGTCCGGTGGGGAGAAGACCCGCCTCTCGCTCGCCACGCTCGTGGTCTCGTCGGCCAACCTGCTGCTGCTCGACGAGCCGACCAACAACCTCGACCCGGCGTCGCGCGAGGAGATCCTCGGGGCGCTCGCGCACTACGAGGGCGCCGTGGTGCTCGTGTCGCACGACCCCGGAGCGGTGCAGTCGCTCAACCCGGAGCGGGTGCTCATCCTCCCGGACGGCGTCGAGGACATCTGGAACCAGGAGTACCAGGAGCTCATCGAGCTCGCCTGA
- a CDS encoding DUF3099 domain-containing protein produces MKNARRVPAVTSLPQSPGDESDHRVRRYALTMTIRVVCFGLMFFVQPFGWYTWVFALAAAVLPYIAVVFANAGSDSTETSAESPLQELDAAPGPPPVQEANPGVFTIREGRAEQ; encoded by the coding sequence GTGAAGAACGCACGTCGAGTCCCGGCCGTCACCTCTCTCCCCCAGTCTCCCGGGGACGAGAGCGACCACCGCGTGCGCCGCTACGCGCTCACGATGACGATCCGCGTCGTGTGCTTCGGCCTGATGTTCTTCGTGCAGCCGTTCGGGTGGTACACGTGGGTGTTCGCCCTGGCCGCCGCTGTGCTGCCCTACATCGCCGTGGTGTTCGCCAATGCGGGAAGCGACAGCACGGAGACCTCCGCCGAGTCGCCGTTGCAAGAGCTCGATGCGGCTCCCGGTCCTCCGCCTGTGCAGGAGGCGAACCCCGGCGTCTTCACGATCCGCGAAGGCCGCGCGGAGCAATGA
- a CDS encoding DedA family protein: MDILNELIMQAIASPWLYLVLFAVTVIDGFFPPVPSETVLVAAAAVAASTGDGNLLLLGLVAAVGAAIGDNLAFLIGRRLGTSRFAWMRRPRVVTAFAYAQRALDRRSATLILGARYIPVGRVAVNMSAGALGFPWRRFLPLSLIAGASWSIFSLAIGLLAGAWIKDQPLLSALLGIGVALVIGVVVDRIAAARRRRAPVAHLAG, translated from the coding sequence GTGGACATCCTCAACGAGCTCATCATGCAGGCGATCGCCTCCCCCTGGCTGTACCTGGTGCTGTTCGCCGTCACGGTGATCGACGGGTTCTTCCCGCCCGTGCCGAGCGAGACCGTGCTCGTCGCCGCGGCCGCCGTCGCCGCATCCACCGGCGACGGAAACCTGCTTCTCCTGGGGCTCGTCGCGGCGGTCGGTGCCGCCATCGGCGACAACCTCGCCTTCCTGATCGGACGCCGGCTGGGCACCTCACGATTCGCCTGGATGCGGCGGCCGAGGGTGGTCACGGCCTTCGCATACGCCCAGCGCGCGCTCGATCGACGCAGCGCCACGCTCATCCTCGGCGCGCGGTACATCCCCGTCGGTCGCGTCGCGGTGAACATGTCCGCGGGTGCGCTGGGCTTCCCCTGGCGCCGGTTCCTGCCGCTGAGCCTCATCGCGGGCGCGAGCTGGAGCATCTTCAGCCTCGCGATCGGGCTGCTCGCCGGTGCATGGATCAAGGACCAGCCCCTGCTCAGCGCCCTGCTCGGCATCGGCGTGGCCCTGGTGATCGGTGTCGTGGTCGACCGGATCGCCGCCGCCCGTCGTCGCCGTGCGCCCGTGGCCCACCTGGCAGGATGA
- a CDS encoding alpha/beta fold hydrolase: protein MDIILIPGLWLDARSWDDVIPALEQAGHRTHPLTLPGLGASGPAASDIGMAEWVAAGVAAVDEVEGDVVVVGHSGGGNVAWGVADARPERVRRVIFVDTVPPPPGSGINEFEVVDGAVPFPGWDFFPDEDVHDLDDATRARTVGLTQSVPGRVPADEIQLENPARHSVPVTLLMGGLDEEAFEATIAQWGAYAEEFHAIADAEVVRIGSGHWPQFSVPQRLGELLVAAVAR, encoded by the coding sequence ATGGACATCATCCTCATCCCCGGACTCTGGCTCGACGCGCGCAGCTGGGACGACGTGATACCGGCGCTGGAGCAGGCAGGACACCGCACCCATCCGCTCACCCTTCCCGGTCTCGGGGCTTCCGGTCCGGCCGCCTCCGACATCGGCATGGCGGAGTGGGTGGCCGCGGGCGTGGCCGCCGTCGATGAGGTCGAGGGCGACGTGGTCGTCGTCGGTCACAGCGGAGGCGGCAATGTGGCCTGGGGAGTCGCCGACGCGAGGCCCGAGCGCGTGCGGCGCGTGATCTTCGTCGACACGGTGCCGCCGCCGCCCGGTTCGGGCATCAATGAGTTCGAGGTCGTCGACGGTGCCGTCCCGTTCCCCGGGTGGGACTTCTTCCCCGACGAGGATGTGCACGACCTCGACGACGCGACACGGGCCCGCACGGTCGGGCTGACGCAGAGCGTGCCGGGACGCGTGCCCGCGGACGAGATCCAGCTCGAGAACCCCGCGCGCCACTCCGTGCCGGTGACGCTGCTCATGGGCGGGCTCGACGAGGAGGCGTTCGAGGCGACGATCGCACAGTGGGGTGCATACGCGGAGGAGTTCCACGCCATCGCCGACGCCGAGGTCGTGCGCATCGGGTCCGGCCACTGGCCGCAGTTCTCGGTTCCGCAGCGCCTGGGTGAGCTGCTGGTCGCCGCCGTCGCCCGGTGA
- a CDS encoding acyltransferase family protein, giving the protein MAIVQALPAAAPPPAPSARRDTGIDFIRALCVLGVVVLHAIMVGVTVADGAPVFENASDGTGWIAPLSWVLQVMPLFFVIGGFSGLLASRRLRARGASTLDFLTARVHRLLRPAVITVAAVGVALAVLTLLGVPAELIAVAGFRYGQPLWFLGVFLLCQLLLPALAALHERAPLRTIGALAAASVAVDALRGVTGVAGLGFLNLAFVWLTLQQLGFFLADGRIDALARRTRVAVTAGAGVLLTVLFVAGVYSPDLIANINPPTAALLLVGVVHTGLLSLHRERIARASSTAAAAAFTRFVTRRTMTIYLWHMPVLLAMAGVTAVVALGTGAALPALDGPEWWLTRPLWLLSALALTAGVAVAVDRFERQPAPTGTRSSGRLVSAGLLGLGGVVLLLVVGTSVTTAVVAVALLMAALRLARAAEPVPALAVG; this is encoded by the coding sequence ATGGCCATCGTCCAGGCGCTGCCCGCCGCCGCTCCCCCGCCCGCGCCGTCCGCACGACGCGACACCGGCATCGACTTCATCCGCGCGCTCTGCGTGCTCGGCGTGGTGGTGCTGCACGCCATCATGGTGGGCGTCACGGTGGCCGACGGCGCCCCGGTGTTCGAGAACGCGAGCGACGGCACGGGATGGATCGCACCGCTCAGCTGGGTGCTGCAGGTCATGCCGCTGTTCTTCGTGATCGGAGGGTTCTCCGGGCTGCTCGCCTCCCGTCGGCTGCGGGCGAGGGGCGCGAGCACCCTCGACTTCCTGACCGCACGGGTACACCGGCTGCTGCGTCCCGCAGTCATCACGGTCGCCGCGGTCGGCGTGGCACTGGCCGTCCTGACGCTCCTCGGCGTCCCGGCCGAGCTGATCGCGGTCGCGGGCTTCCGCTACGGGCAGCCCCTGTGGTTCCTCGGGGTCTTCCTGCTGTGCCAGCTGCTGCTGCCCGCCCTGGCGGCCCTCCACGAGCGTGCTCCGCTGCGCACGATCGGAGCGCTCGCGGCCGCCTCAGTCGCGGTGGATGCGCTACGCGGCGTGACCGGCGTGGCAGGACTGGGGTTCCTCAACCTCGCCTTCGTCTGGCTCACGCTGCAGCAGCTCGGATTCTTCCTCGCCGACGGGCGCATCGACGCCCTCGCCCGCCGCACCCGGGTCGCCGTCACCGCGGGCGCCGGAGTGCTCCTCACCGTGCTCTTCGTCGCCGGCGTGTACTCCCCCGACCTCATCGCCAACATCAACCCGCCCACCGCCGCGCTCCTGCTGGTCGGCGTGGTCCACACGGGCCTGCTGTCCCTGCACCGCGAGCGGATCGCCCGGGCGAGCAGCACCGCCGCGGCGGCCGCGTTCACGCGATTCGTCACCCGCCGCACGATGACGATCTACCTGTGGCACATGCCCGTGCTGCTGGCGATGGCCGGCGTGACCGCAGTCGTCGCCCTCGGCACCGGTGCCGCTCTCCCGGCGCTCGACGGCCCGGAGTGGTGGCTGACACGCCCGCTGTGGCTGCTGTCGGCGCTGGCCCTGACCGCAGGGGTGGCCGTCGCCGTCGACCGCTTCGAACGACAGCCGGCGCCGACGGGCACCCGATCGTCCGGGCGGCTGGTCTCGGCCGGGCTGCTCGGGCTCGGCGGCGTGGTGCTGCTGCTGGTCGTGGGCACGTCCGTCACGACCGCGGTCGTGGCCGTGGCCCTGCTGATGGCCGCGCTGCGCCTCGCCAGGGCGGCCGAACCGGTGCCAGCGCTCGCGGTCGGGTGA
- a CDS encoding glucose-1-phosphate adenylyltransferase: protein MSAPKKVFGIILAGGEGKRLMPLTGDRAKPAVPFGGQYRLIDFAISNLINSGLRQIVVLTQYKSHSLDRHISQTWRMSALLDSYVASVPAQQRLGKRWFSGSADAILQSMNLINDEKPDIVVVIGADHVYRMDFRQMLEAHIESGAKATVAGIRQPLALASQFGVIDADPESGRIRQFLEKPTDATGLADSPHEVLASMGNYIFDADALIAAVEADGESPTSSHDMGGDIVPYFVDRGEAGYYDMKQNDVPGSSPRDRSYWRDVGTIDSFFDAHRDLISTLPVFNLYNMEWPIHSQAVNSPPAKFVRDSVGRIGNAIDSIVSLGSVLSGTHLERSVVGPWTLAGGGSTITDSVVFDHVHVGQGARVHRAILDKNVVLADGATVGVDRERDLARGFTVTESGITVVGKGVFIER from the coding sequence ATGTCCGCTCCAAAGAAGGTCTTCGGGATCATCCTCGCCGGCGGCGAGGGCAAGCGACTCATGCCGCTGACAGGGGATCGTGCGAAGCCTGCCGTGCCGTTCGGCGGCCAGTACCGCCTGATCGATTTCGCCATCTCCAACCTGATCAACTCGGGCCTGCGTCAGATCGTGGTGCTCACCCAGTACAAGTCCCATAGCCTGGACCGGCACATCTCGCAGACCTGGCGGATGTCGGCACTGCTCGACTCGTACGTCGCCTCCGTCCCCGCGCAGCAGCGACTGGGCAAGCGCTGGTTCTCCGGCTCGGCCGACGCGATCCTGCAGAGCATGAACCTGATCAACGACGAGAAGCCGGACATCGTCGTGGTGATCGGCGCCGACCACGTCTACCGCATGGACTTCCGCCAGATGCTCGAGGCGCACATCGAGTCGGGCGCCAAGGCCACCGTGGCCGGCATCCGGCAGCCACTCGCCCTCGCCTCGCAGTTCGGCGTGATCGACGCGGACCCGGAGTCCGGACGGATCCGGCAGTTCCTCGAGAAGCCGACCGACGCGACCGGTCTCGCGGACTCCCCCCACGAGGTCCTGGCCTCGATGGGCAACTACATCTTCGATGCGGACGCCCTCATCGCCGCCGTCGAGGCGGACGGCGAGTCCCCGACGTCGAGCCACGACATGGGTGGCGACATCGTGCCGTACTTCGTCGACCGCGGCGAGGCCGGCTACTACGACATGAAGCAGAACGACGTCCCCGGCTCGTCGCCGCGCGACCGCTCCTACTGGCGGGATGTGGGGACGATCGACTCGTTCTTCGACGCGCACCGTGATCTGATCTCGACGCTGCCCGTGTTCAACCTCTACAACATGGAGTGGCCGATCCACTCGCAGGCGGTGAACTCGCCGCCTGCGAAGTTCGTGCGCGATTCCGTCGGCCGCATCGGCAACGCGATCGACTCGATCGTGTCCCTCGGCTCCGTCCTGTCCGGCACGCACCTCGAGCGGAGCGTGGTGGGACCGTGGACCCTGGCCGGTGGCGGTTCGACCATCACCGACTCCGTCGTGTTCGATCATGTGCACGTCGGGCAGGGCGCACGCGTGCACCGGGCGATCCTCGACAAGAACGTCGTCCTCGCGGACGGCGCGACGGTCGGTGTGGACCGTGAGCGAGACCTCGCGCGCGGCTTCACCGTGACGGAGTCGGGCATCACCGTGGTCGGCAAGGGCGTCTTCATCGAGCGCTGA
- a CDS encoding SURF1 family cytochrome oxidase biogenesis protein, with amino-acid sequence MNNRLTRWGVYTLIAIGFAIACAFLSHWQFERNESRAEQIALVEQNYDAPAVPLTEVLGDDDVLDPDDEWRPVTLQGEYLADEQLLVRNRPHGGTSAFEVLVPFRDVDGRVLIVDRGWVPPGEGDVPDAIPAPPSGEVTVTVRLRPGEPLPASGRGAPEGQVPTIHLPSISETIDGGALTGAYGRLVSEDPAGSGTLGGFESPTDDPGPHLSYAIQWILFAIMGFIFIGYIIRTEIVKHREELEGKPAPVKAPRRRDRDADVEDELLDAR; translated from the coding sequence GTGAACAACCGCCTGACCCGCTGGGGCGTCTACACCCTGATCGCGATCGGGTTCGCGATCGCCTGCGCCTTCCTGTCGCACTGGCAGTTCGAGCGCAACGAATCGCGGGCCGAGCAGATCGCGCTGGTCGAGCAGAACTACGACGCCCCCGCGGTGCCCCTCACCGAGGTGCTGGGCGACGACGACGTGCTCGATCCCGACGACGAGTGGCGGCCGGTCACGCTGCAGGGCGAGTACCTCGCCGACGAACAGCTGCTCGTGCGCAACCGCCCGCACGGGGGCACGAGCGCCTTCGAGGTGCTGGTGCCGTTCCGCGATGTCGACGGTCGCGTGCTGATCGTCGACCGGGGGTGGGTTCCGCCGGGCGAGGGTGACGTGCCGGACGCCATCCCCGCCCCACCGTCCGGCGAGGTCACGGTCACGGTGCGCCTTCGACCCGGCGAGCCGCTTCCCGCCTCCGGTCGCGGCGCGCCGGAGGGCCAGGTGCCCACGATCCATCTGCCGTCGATCTCCGAGACCATCGACGGTGGCGCCCTCACCGGCGCTTACGGGCGACTGGTGTCGGAGGACCCGGCGGGCTCGGGAACCCTCGGCGGCTTCGAGTCGCCCACCGACGATCCCGGTCCGCACCTGTCGTACGCGATCCAGTGGATCCTGTTCGCGATCATGGGGTTCATTTTCATCGGCTACATCATCCGCACCGAGATCGTGAAGCACCGCGAGGAGCTCGAGGGGAAGCCGGCACCCGTGAAGGCGCCGCGCCGGCGCGACCGCGACGCCGACGTCGAGGACGAGCTGCTCGACGCCCGCTGA
- a CDS encoding sensor histidine kinase has product MARRRARPPRAPRMNRRTTALAALYAAVVVLYALLVPLQTVLSGTPLPLTFLVGAALCGAPLVALARPRTAIALFTAATFTLPLLVVPAQAIQSPWPWSVPALLTFLLFVGVVTFVHGARLGAVALVLGALTSLTAPLLRVDMVASDASAGSATADLIVTSSLAAAMYLIAVLVAGRVRVAQELTREREHSALEESRRALVEERTRIARELHDVVAHSMSVIQVQASTARYRLPGLDDAATAEFEDIAATARTSLTEMRRMLGVLRTEDQHAELAPQQGLDDIPALVDSIRRAGVEVGLVMEGADAASAAEPTVQIAAFRIVQEALSNAVRHAPGARVTVRVHGDSAALRLVVQNAAPPRPPEAHPGGYGLRGMRERAEILGGSLSAGPTDDGGWRVEATLPLANGSTPTTADHGMTAAPPAAADEETP; this is encoded by the coding sequence ATGGCACGCCGCCGAGCCCGACCCCCGCGCGCGCCGCGGATGAACCGCCGCACCACCGCCCTCGCGGCGCTGTATGCGGCGGTCGTCGTGCTCTACGCGCTGCTCGTGCCCCTGCAGACCGTGCTCTCCGGCACCCCCCTGCCGCTGACGTTCCTCGTCGGCGCGGCGCTGTGCGGAGCGCCGCTCGTCGCCCTCGCCCGACCGCGCACGGCCATCGCGCTGTTCACCGCCGCGACCTTCACCCTGCCGCTCCTCGTGGTGCCCGCGCAGGCCATCCAGTCGCCGTGGCCCTGGTCGGTGCCCGCGCTGCTCACCTTCCTCCTGTTCGTGGGCGTCGTGACTTTCGTGCACGGCGCGCGCCTCGGAGCCGTCGCCCTCGTGCTCGGGGCCCTCACGTCGCTCACGGCTCCGCTGCTGCGCGTCGACATGGTCGCCAGCGACGCGTCAGCGGGGAGTGCGACCGCCGATCTCATCGTGACGTCGTCGCTCGCCGCGGCCATGTACCTCATCGCGGTGCTCGTCGCCGGACGGGTCCGCGTGGCCCAGGAGCTCACGCGTGAGCGGGAGCACAGCGCGCTGGAGGAGTCGCGCCGCGCGCTCGTCGAGGAGCGCACGCGGATCGCACGCGAGCTCCACGACGTGGTGGCGCACAGCATGTCGGTCATCCAGGTGCAGGCGTCGACCGCGCGGTACCGGCTGCCCGGGCTCGACGACGCCGCGACGGCCGAGTTCGAGGACATCGCCGCGACCGCCCGCACCTCGCTCACGGAGATGCGACGCATGCTGGGGGTGCTGCGCACGGAGGACCAGCACGCCGAGCTCGCCCCGCAGCAGGGTCTCGACGACATCCCCGCGCTCGTGGACAGCATCCGCCGCGCCGGCGTCGAGGTGGGGCTCGTGATGGAGGGCGCGGACGCCGCGTCCGCCGCGGAGCCCACCGTGCAGATCGCCGCGTTCCGCATCGTGCAGGAGGCGCTGAGCAACGCCGTCCGTCACGCGCCGGGGGCCCGTGTCACGGTGCGCGTGCACGGGGACTCGGCGGCGCTGCGGCTCGTCGTGCAGAACGCCGCGCCGCCGCGACCGCCGGAAGCCCACCCCGGCGGCTACGGGCTGCGGGGAATGCGCGAGCGCGCGGAGATCCTCGGCGGCAGCCTCTCCGCCGGCCCCACGGACGACGGCGGCTGGCGCGTCGAGGCGACCCTTCCCCTGGCCAACGGCTCGACCCCGACCACCGCCGACCACGGCATGACGGCAGCCCCACCGGCCGCAGCAGACGAGGAGACCCCGTGA
- a CDS encoding beta-ketoacyl-ACP reductase has protein sequence MSADRVVLVTGGNRGIGRAIAERFVREGYRVAVTARSGEGPEGTLTVRADVTDAASLDAAFTEVEQQLGPVEVVVANAGITKDTLLLRMSEDDFDSVVATNLGGTFRVVKRASKGMLRARFGRIILISSVVGLYGSAGQVNYAASKSALVGFARSITRELGARGITANVVAPGFIETDMTAELPEETQKQYQASIPAGRFATADEVAGVVTWLASDDAAYISGAVIPVDGGLGMGH, from the coding sequence ATGAGTGCTGACCGCGTCGTCCTCGTCACCGGAGGCAACCGCGGCATCGGCCGCGCCATCGCCGAGCGCTTCGTGCGAGAGGGGTACCGCGTGGCCGTCACCGCCCGCAGCGGCGAGGGTCCGGAGGGCACGCTCACGGTGCGCGCCGATGTCACCGATGCCGCGTCCCTCGATGCCGCGTTCACCGAGGTCGAGCAGCAGCTCGGCCCGGTCGAGGTCGTGGTGGCCAACGCCGGGATCACGAAGGACACCCTCCTGCTGCGCATGAGCGAGGACGACTTCGACAGCGTGGTCGCCACCAACCTCGGCGGCACCTTCCGCGTCGTCAAGCGTGCGTCGAAGGGCATGCTGCGCGCACGGTTCGGACGCATCATCCTCATCTCCAGCGTCGTCGGGCTCTACGGCTCCGCCGGTCAGGTCAACTACGCAGCGTCGAAGAGCGCCCTGGTCGGCTTCGCCCGGTCGATCACGCGCGAGCTCGGGGCCCGCGGCATCACCGCCAACGTCGTCGCGCCCGGGTTCATCGAGACCGACATGACCGCGGAGCTCCCGGAGGAGACGCAGAAGCAGTACCAGGCCAGCATTCCCGCCGGAAGGTTCGCGACGGCGGATGAGGTCGCGGGTGTGGTCACCTGGCTCGCGAGCGATGATGCCGCCTACATCTCGGGTGCCGTCATCCCCGTCGACGGCGGCCTCGGGATGGGCCACTGA
- a CDS encoding response regulator → MTISVLIADDQAMVRAGFAALLDAHDGIRVAGQAANGAEAVALSARLDPDVILMDVRMPELDGIEATRRILGTSYPAAHVPRILMLTTFDIDDYVYDALEAGASGFLLKDALPEQLVHAVRVVAGGDALLAPSVTRRMIEQFAGRRPRAPRSATVLAELTDREREVLVLIGRGRSNSEIATDLFIAEQTVKTHVGKVLSKLGLRDRVHAVILAYDTGLVEPSS, encoded by the coding sequence GTGACGATCAGCGTGCTCATCGCCGACGACCAGGCGATGGTCCGTGCGGGTTTCGCCGCCCTTCTCGACGCCCACGACGGGATCCGCGTGGCCGGACAGGCCGCGAACGGCGCCGAGGCCGTGGCGCTGTCTGCACGGCTCGATCCGGACGTGATCCTGATGGACGTGCGGATGCCGGAGCTCGACGGCATCGAGGCCACGCGCCGCATCCTCGGCACGTCGTATCCCGCCGCTCACGTGCCGCGCATCCTGATGCTCACGACGTTCGACATCGACGACTACGTCTACGACGCGCTGGAGGCGGGCGCGAGCGGCTTCCTGCTCAAGGACGCCCTGCCCGAGCAGCTCGTGCACGCGGTGCGGGTGGTCGCGGGCGGCGACGCCCTGCTGGCTCCGAGCGTCACCCGCCGCATGATCGAGCAGTTCGCCGGACGACGCCCGCGCGCCCCCCGCTCCGCGACCGTGCTGGCGGAGCTGACCGATCGCGAGCGCGAGGTGCTGGTGCTGATCGGTCGCGGCCGGTCGAACTCCGAGATCGCCACGGACCTCTTCATCGCGGAGCAGACCGTGAAGACGCACGTGGGCAAGGTGCTGTCCAAGCTCGGCCTGCGCGACCGCGTGCACGCGGTGATCCTCGCCTACGACACGGGCCTGGTCGAGCCGTCGTCCTGA